The Candidatus Eisenbacteria bacterium genome has a segment encoding these proteins:
- a CDS encoding acetyl-CoA C-acetyltransferase: MGTAYIVDAVRTPRGRGKKGSGALSGLHPQELLAQALNGLRRTAFDPADVEDAVIGCVQQAGEQGACIGRQAVLCAGWPDVVTGVSLNRFCGSGLQGVNFAAMAVASEMADLMVGGGVESMSRVPMGSDRGGLDGNNPALIERHPIVPQGISADLIATLAGISRAECDRFAWESQQATQRAVAEGRYKSLVPVKDLDGTPLLDRDEYPRPETTLETLGNLEPSFPKMMGYRPEIGDGRTLGERVEKRYPQTGGKLAHVHTAGNSSGIVDGASAVLLASERYVKAHGLRPRAKIVATATVGVEPVIMLTAPGPAAERVLKKARMQAGDIDLWEINEAFAVVPLKTMRDLGIPRERVNVNGGAIALGHPLGATGGMLIGTLLDELERQDKTRGLVTMCIGGGMGIASIVERV, from the coding sequence ATGGGAACCGCCTACATCGTCGACGCCGTCCGTACGCCGCGGGGGCGCGGCAAGAAGGGGAGCGGCGCGCTCTCCGGCCTCCATCCCCAGGAGCTCCTCGCCCAAGCGCTGAACGGGCTGCGCCGGACGGCCTTCGACCCGGCCGACGTCGAGGACGCGGTCATCGGCTGCGTCCAGCAGGCCGGCGAGCAGGGCGCCTGCATCGGGCGCCAGGCCGTGCTGTGCGCCGGCTGGCCGGACGTCGTGACGGGCGTCTCGCTGAATCGCTTCTGCGGCTCGGGCCTCCAGGGCGTCAACTTCGCCGCCATGGCCGTGGCGAGCGAGATGGCCGACCTCATGGTCGGCGGCGGCGTCGAGTCGATGTCGCGGGTGCCCATGGGCTCGGATCGCGGCGGGCTCGACGGCAACAACCCCGCGCTCATCGAGCGCCACCCGATCGTCCCGCAGGGGATCTCGGCCGACCTCATCGCGACGCTCGCGGGCATCTCGCGCGCCGAGTGCGACCGCTTCGCGTGGGAGAGCCAGCAGGCGACGCAGCGGGCGGTGGCCGAAGGCCGGTACAAGAGCCTCGTGCCGGTGAAGGACCTCGACGGCACGCCGCTGCTCGATCGGGACGAATACCCGCGCCCCGAGACGACCCTCGAGACGCTCGGCAACCTCGAGCCGTCGTTCCCGAAGATGATGGGCTACAGGCCGGAGATCGGCGACGGCCGGACGCTCGGCGAGCGCGTGGAGAAGCGCTACCCGCAGACCGGCGGCAAGCTCGCCCACGTGCACACGGCCGGCAACTCGTCGGGCATCGTCGACGGCGCGTCGGCGGTCCTGCTCGCCTCCGAGCGCTACGTGAAGGCGCACGGCCTGCGGCCACGCGCGAAGATCGTGGCCACGGCGACGGTCGGCGTCGAGCCGGTCATCATGTTGACGGCGCCGGGTCCGGCGGCCGAGCGGGTGCTGAAGAAGGCCCGCATGCAGGCGGGCGACATCGACCTCTGGGAGATCAACGAGGCCTTCGCCGTCGTGCCGCTGAAGACGATGCGCGACCTCGGGATCCCGCGCGAGCGCGTGAACGTGAACGGCGGCGCGATCGCCCTCGGACATCCGCTCGGTGCG